From Daucus carota subsp. sativus chromosome 6, DH1 v3.0, whole genome shotgun sequence:
TGGAATGATATGAGTTATACCAttagatagagcatctcaagaGGAGCTTGTAGGTGTGATTGGATGTCGTGAACAACGCCGGAATAGGCCACCGGAACCTGGAGAACaactcgccggcggcgagttTTCTCGCGGTTTTTCCGGCCGATTCCGGCCGTTTCTGGTAATTCGGAGTGCATAGATGAGTCGGGGATGTCGATTATTGTATATCTGCACCGGATGGTGACTGTTGGATCGGAAATGCCGACTCCGGCGACTTGCAGCGGTGGCGGTGCCAAATTACACTTTGGCACCCCATCGTTTGAAGATGGTGAAGTTCAGTCACTGAACTTTTGAATTTTGCACTTTAGTCCCTCCCTGAACTTTTCCAATCTTTCAATTTGAACCCTGAAGTTTTAAAACTTCCAAAActgttttattataaatttttgaattatttttatttcgaaaatcatttatttaatttcaaaaaatagtttttaattatttctaaattcaaaaataaatctgatttaatttattaattaattttaattagtaattaattattataattagtcaattaatttaattattaattgattaattgttttaattaattattaattgattttaattaatttattaattcgatttaattattttaaataattttaaatgattttaaaattccgaaaaatagttttgagctttaaaatattattccaaaatatgattgaagctcgttaaatgatttcaaatgattttggaCTTGTTTTCGAGTATCCAAaaatggattatttatttataaaatgattctttgaccgttttaattccgaaaaatgtttaaaaattcttaataaataccagaaaaatccgtttgacttcaaacctcctttgaaaaatatattttagtaaatattttatgtgatatgtgctatgtgctatctgattgacatgttatgtgtttacgtgattgatataaaattgtttttgacatatcttttgatccgtaaatcggatttgggtgaaacgaagggtagatagaagctcgtTTCGAATTAAGGATgatgagaatagtatgagatcacctattgataattagttgtgatgattagcagagaagcgaggcgtaataaaggggaaagcaagtggatatagtatagtatatcgagcaggagctattgaaatttgaaatcgtcagtataaggcaagtttccttgatactttccttcaattatatatatatgatccttgATGTGATTGCTTTGCAAGCTATCTAATTCACTCATGACACTTATTGAGCTATATCATGAATTGTTTAATTCGTCGATTCTTAAACCATCAACCAGATTCTTTGACTATCACTTGGACTATTCATTCATTGATTCTTGAGCCATTAATTTGATTCTTTGATATCTATTTTGGAAACcttattcaattgtaaaccttcaaacCTTGAGATTTTTGGATAACTACCATATAAACCTTATTTCAATGTTTTGACACACCTTCGATATCCAAACCAATCGACTGGAAGTCAATCATACTTGGAATACCATACACCCCATAATTGTTTATTCCTTTTCAATAACCTAACTTCTTTGGATTCGAAAATACCCTTTTACATGTGGATCCTTTAATAAAACCAGAGACCTTCTTTCATACAAACCATGATTATTGCTCACTTGAAATCCAgatatgctatatctgatcCCTTGACTTGTGGAATTATTCCTGATTCTTATTTTGGAATATCTTTAAGATACTTCTGAAATGAATTCTGTTTCTGCTCCAAAATTTAATCATGTTCTTAATGATTCTGTTTATTGCTTTATATTGTTATTCATCCTGATTTATAacagaattggatagtttttcttaaatggaccaaatgaatggtcagaccagatgagtggtcactttaggccaatgtgtgccttggatccagtaaacgagcatggcggggcctgctcggggttagtgtctgactgatcagcagcctaacctttggtttttaaaaataaaatttaatatccaattctaattgaaacTCTAAAAAGAAACTTTGACATTGAGATTGATTCTATTAAATGCTGATTTCCATAatcttttgataaatgtttaaatggatattgttatacttgctgagcttgtcagctcactcttgcgatactctatgttctttccagtgaaagcagagaaggttggtaacgatgatgctcaggctagtggtaaggccaggattccaggctgagagatggagagagttATCGGCAGCACTTGACTTTTGatatatgtattagtttgaAGAATGAGACACAAATgacgtgtaagcttgtaagatttaagtttatattttgggatttgggtttgtaataattaaagttgtgttgtggctttttttatactttaacctgttgcgatccatggacagttaagggtcactatatatattatatcattaattacaggtttatgttaagatgtggaccccaaacttctgacccgggtttggagggcgccacaccgtaaatatcaaataggtACCTTGAAATTTAAGTTCAagcagaaaaaatattatttataaagttttacacattatttttgaatattaccaaaaccaagtaaaaggttatgacttctaatatttatgatgatatatttagattttatctagtttattatttatttttaattaaaacaaaaaaataactatataataaaatataaataataaataaacttgataaaatataaatatattattttaaatactagaagtaataagtttttagttggttgtggtaatatttaaaaataatgtgtaaaactttataaataatatttttactgcttgaacaaatatttcaaggtacttgtttgatatttttgatgactttagtgaccattttgataggggtgtcaaacggataaaacGGACACGGATGTacccatatccgtatccgaatccgcCAACTAAAAACCGTATCCGAATCCGTATCCGcgaattttagaataaaaatatccgtatccgtatccgccgGATAttattcggatacggataatatccggatccgTTTTTTCAAATACTACCAAAAATCAAATACACATTCTCAAACATAGTTTCACTTTACTTATGACTGCGACCTGATATGCAAACAAAGTTACAAACAGAACAAGTGAGCAGATCCCTAACAATGCTTGGCTGAAATCTGGACACATGAAATACAACACCTTGTTCCATTATTCAACTATTTAACTAAGGTGAATGATTTGAAAAACTCGACTACAATTAGATCAAATCTGCAACCCAATCAAAAAAGACACAAATCATGGATTGTTAGATTAAGAAACAAGAATGAAATcagattaggaaaataaataatcatataCCTCGTAAGAACTTATAAGAACTAATCGAATCGATCGATTGTAAGATCTGACTTCTGAGAGAGGGATTTAGGGTTAGAACAAAAGAAGAGCATGGCTGCGGCGGGTTAAGATCAGATTAGGTATTTTAGAATATGTCGACCCTCGACTGTGTGTATCGTGTATGTACATCCTTAGTAATCCTTCTATTTGCTTTTTGTTTTTAAGGTaatgtttcttttattttctttttgtttttaaggtaatatttattttttattctaaatattaatttatgttcaaaatttatatgacaaataaaaaaatataaatatataataattatttataaatattatatatatatatattcggatacggatattttcggatacggatacgcctatatccatatccgtatccgcaatctccggattcgaatacggataatatccgttttatttcggatacggatTATATCCGCTTTTTCCCGAATACGGTAACagatttttcggacggatatcggatttttcggatttttttgacagccctacattttgataccgttttgagttcagtgaccaacttgatacattaagctcaCTTCAGttaccaacttgataattaacccttaaaGTTTGTAGTTTGGCCATGTTTGGATGTAGTACATCTCTGATGTAAAAAGctgtgaattttatttttggatttttgtaCATTTGTGTCCCAGTTCAGATTATTCGAGATCAAAAGAGAAGGCAGGAGTGGGGACAACAGAGATTATGGAGACAACTGTAGAGCTTGACAATTTTTTTCAGTGAGATTAGAATATAGTCATTTAAATGAAGATCAGATAAAGAAAAAGAGAATTTGGGGAACTAATGTATTTTATGTAGCcttattcataatttttatacTGCTCTTGCTatgagattttaattttaaaagatatttttgtGAGTAATCTTTCGTTGGCAAGATGAGATGTCTAGTTTACAAAATATCCATCTACCTGGTTTTTCCGCTCCTGTTTACCAAGGGAAGTAATCATGGACACTGTAGTTTTCAATTTTAGTGATGAAATTGATGCTTTTTTAATGTTATTGCTGGGAAACCTTGTAATCTTTTATGGTCGATGAAAACAGATTAACCAACTGCCCTGGCTACGTGGGCTACTAACAGCTACATTATCTCTTCCTGTTACTACTACTTCTTCCGTCCCATAATACTTTTCCCACTTTCCTTTTAAGGAAGTTCAAAATACTTTTCTCATTTCTATTTTGGGctactaaatataattattttatatacataaaaCGGGTCAATTTTACACCGCTGTTAAAAAACAAAATACGTACATCATCTCCGCCTACCCCATTAATCATTCGTCACCTGCTCTTGTTTCTCCCTTTACTCTTTCTTATTCATTTCTTCGAGCccctttttttgacaaaatctcTTCGAGCATTATCCCCTTTTAATCATCAGAAATATGAGTATTCCCTATGGATTTTCAGACTCGGATAATGAATCCGCTAATACAGTCAATTATACGTGCTCCGATCCCGATCTTGAGTCAGAATTAAGTTTAGGCCTCTTTCTGTGATGTTGACCAGTTGCTGCTGTTTGATGATGTTCTGTTTGCTCTTCAGGTtctgcatcttcatcttcaggcTCTCCATCGACGGGTTGATTTAAATCAAACATGAAGCCATCATCTGCTGCTTCATTGGGATCGAAAAGGAATGCTGCTCCATCTGCTACTTCATTGAGATCGAAATGAAATGTATAATCCATTTCCAAACAAACAGAGAAAATAAAGTTTTTAGTTTAAAGGTGTTTGATGCTTGATGTTGCTGCTGAGATTTTCAATTTGGTTGTAAAATTTGGTTTTTTAAGTCTCAGAAAATTTGGTTGTATAAAATTTAACCTAATCTGTGTATATGTAATCATGAATACTGATTGGTGGTTTAAATTTATCCATGCATTCTAATTGGTTTACTCCATCAGTGGTGGATTATGCATATGTTTGAGCTGATGTTAGCACCAGTTAAGCGTTTCTGTAATCATTGTATGGGAATAGAAGTCAATGGTTAAGTATTTCTGTAATCATTGTATGGGAATAGAAGTCAATGATAGTTACTCTGCTAGAGTACTCATTACTCACACTATGATCACCTAAAAACCTGTGTCATTCAGGATTTCAAATAATGGGAAAAGTACAAAAatacagagggagtaataaagaACAGATTACATCTAAACATACATGTACAAGATTGATATTTTGCCATCTTGTGGACCCTTGCCCACAAGAGCATGTGTAAAATAGTTGATGGACAGCTACTAAATACAATGCTGTCTGGTGATTAATTTAAGAGCAGGGACTTGGTAGGCTTACATCACCTCATCCTTTAAGGTTTAAAAGCCTACACAGCATGTGATGAAACCATACGCTTAAATAGTCTTGTCTGGGTGAATTCTAGTAAACTATCGGACCATTTTGGTAGAGGTGTTCCTAATCCAAAAATTCACACCTGGTTGAGGTTCCGAGGTTCCCCCATGATTCCGAGATTCAGATTCATGTTAACTAAACTCACTAACCATGCATGAACCTTTATATCATGAAATTTACTATTGATAGTATATGTTATCTTAGCCAACTAAGAGCAGGTTTATGGAGTTGGATCGTTTCTAACCCCCTATCCGGGGCCCCATAGGACCTGTATCTGGGGCAGGTATTTACTTCCAGTCTACAGACACTGCAGAAACTGCTGTAAAACCAATGCCATATTATAAGTTGTATCGTTTCGCTAGGTGTATCATTAACATTGTAGACAATCACAGCCATAGAGAAATCTCCACACTCAAACCAGACAAGATAATAAAATgaatcttgaattatttaatccACTGTAAGTCTGTATCGTAGCTTACTTTCCTTTGTATCAAAATCAACTCCAATTCAGAAAACATAGATCTAGTTCTAAACTTCCATGACAACCTAATTCTGTTTTCAAGCAGATAATGCAATATGCAAAATGTTCCACACTTAATGGATGTTCTATACAAGACAAGCTAAAGGGAAAAAGTTACAAATGCATAGCCAGTATCGATCATCATGTTTTCGAATCCTTATCAGATCCTGCATACATGACATGCAAAAATGGATAATAAGAAAAGCAATATTTGACAGAACAAAAAATCTCATGCCTGACCTCACAACTGAATTGGCTGTTCGTCACACCAAGTCAATTAGTTCATAGATCTGCAACAAGTAGGATGTAGGGTTCATATGAACATGGAGCCACCAGAAGATTACAGACTCCATCGACCCTGACATTTCCCCTGTTTCCTGTATGGAGAAGAGGTTTCACCATGCAAACTTTACAGAGTCCACATGCCAAAATAACTCTTCTTTTTCCTGGTTATGACTAATTTAAGGCCTTTCTACATGAATCTGAACGAAAATTCTAAACGCCCACTTTTCCAGATTCCCTAGATAATGATCAATTTCATGCATTTCCACCTAATATTACATGTCTTCTAAGCCAACATTGATCATTCATGTCTCGTACTTATAGTAGGGACATCAGTTTCAGAAGCTTCGAGTTTGGCTCAAAGGATCATAATCAAAAGCATCACCAGCCTTCACAAAACGTCCTTTCACACGCTTTCTTACATCAGCTCTTGCCTTTCTTGTTGCATACCTTACTCTCTTTTCAAATctacaattatatttataagaaaaataggAGTTGGCTGAGTTAGAGTAATGCAGAAACTGAAGagtaaaatcatataataattctACAACAAAACAACTGGACGCTTGGTATGATTATTAAAAATTCACATGCTGAATTGAAACTACAGACAGACCTACTGAAATGTCAAAAACACATGACTGCATGTCACAGATATTGGCAATTTCGAAAATTGGTTTCTCTTGATAAAGTCAGTAAAAACTATGGTTTAGctgtaaatattttgaaaaaatatttgacaGTGAGTATCTTACTTGCGTGTTTTCTTCTTATCCTTGTAACGCTGGACAGCACTACTCCTGCTACTTGAAGCCAAGGAACTTTCAGGAGTACACCAAGGTGGTGGCTCTCCCATAACAAGCATTGGAGAGGCTCCACGATCTTGGTATTCACCACCAGTGCTGCTGTCTCCTGTAAGACCCGAAAATGAGAGATTGGAGGTTTGCCTAGCAAAGCAAGCAATTGGTTCAGTCTTACAGCTGATCATGGAATCAGCAGATTCAGCATTGCTGCCCGTAGGCTGCACTATATTTTCCAATCCAATTAAAGATCcctgaaaaagaaaagataaagCATACATAAGAAGATCTTCGTTGAAGTGAGGCAGAAGTAATCAATAATCTGTTAAAAAATCAGGGTGGCGAACTGACAGGATGTTGTATAGACATGTGAAAGTCATGACATCTGTGACTGACACTTGAGCACATCTCTGACTGACAGCagatattcacaaaatattaaaataatcatgAACGAGACGGTGCTCTCAATACCTTTCTCAACTTGAACAATTGTTTTCCATTTATTACACCATTATGTACAAAAacaggagaacacatcttcaagATATTAAAATCTATACCccaaaacattataattataGCTGCGAATGACAAGAAGAAATTTGACATATGACCCTTGCATGCTCTTGGCAGTAAGGACAAGTTAAAGGATTTATTAAGGTATTAGAAGCAGACAAATAATGGAGTGCAAAGGCCACAATACTACTCACGGGGTAAGTTACTAAATGATGTGAATGTAGTCCGCCAATGCACGAAGTTTCTGTTACAGTAAAACATCTATCTAATAATATCCTTGGTACTGAGAAAAAATTTACTTTCAAGAggtttttcttgaataaaagttgacatattaatttaaaattttaaaaaataattaatgaaatatCTACTTTCTATCTAAATTACGTGAATTTAAAAGATTTATCataagttaaaaaaatcacaaatatctatttatataataaaaacttaaatttGAAAGATATAGCATAAAATTAAACAAGCACTAGTCACTATTGGACGCGCAAGTTAAAGGAAACTGTTTTAATCTGGACGCAAGTTAAAGGAAGCTGTATGAATGAACCCAAACGATCAACATACAACTTCAAAACATGTAAACAAATATTTACGtcatcttaaatttttatataaaacacttatatattttatatatatacgcAATTTTAATCTTATATAGAGGAAAATTTATAAAGGATGGACATAAGAAAAGTATAGAATATTACAGTGTGAAGGTTATTCTTAATTACAACTAGTCCAgactgtaatttttttttattactataAAAAGGTTATTCTTGTATAGAGTATTACTGTAGAGAGGTTTAATTTCGTGTATAGCACCTTTAGCAAAGTCAATCCTTTTGTCGTAACTATTAGAATTTGGTAACTGTCAGGTAAGAGATGAGTAAAGACATAAAGCAAATACCTCCACCAGACAATTGTAGTTTAAGCATACTATTAATTAACGTAAAGACAGGTAGAATCGgctgtattatttttttttgagtgCTTCAGCAAGGAGTGAGAAGAGGATAAGCTAAGTAGCAAGAACTGAAAGGGAACCCTGAAACAGCTAACATGTAACGTATGGAACATATAAAGGCATAAATATGACAGATAAGGTGTATATAAGGCTATAAGCAAATGAGCAAGGATTTAAAAAGGACCTCGGCTGCATATGCATCCTGGCAGTTGGAATCATCACCAGTTCTCTTCATATTAAACAAACTATCAATCCCATCATCATTGAAAAGGTGCTGGGGATCGTTATGGCCAACACCAAAAAGTTCTTCATATTTTTCAATATTCAGTTCGAGCTCATCCATATTGAAGTCCTCGTAATAGTCGTCATCTTCACATAAATCTAGCTCTTTTGTCCCACCGACCTACATGTTCATCAAAATGTTTTAAAGAACCTTAAGGAGGTTAAAGGAGCATTTATAGTCCTGAACCTTGAAATAAAACTACTGAATCCTTGTAAGAGACAGGAAGACATTATAATAAGCTGCGGAGctacaaatatcaaaatatcatcTTCTGTCAAAATCTCAAGGAGTTCATAGATGTCGCTCCTAGGATTATATGCACGAACTAATATTCACATGACAAAGATGAACATGCAataaagatgtagtttcatGCATGTCTcactgaaaataaaataaagttttctgTTTGGCTGTCAGTTCGGACTAGCACAGGAACTTTAATTGATGATATACCAATTTACCCAGGTGACTGAGGAATATTAATTTGAATACCAGGAAAGTTGAACATAAGACACAAATTTTATTGTGGAATGTTAGCAACCAACATTAGCAACCTTAAAAGGACAATGTAATAAATTATCATCATTTTTACCGTTGTTGGTGTGAGTTTTGCTGATTCAGTTTGCTGGTTTCCTTCAGCTCTCTTTTTGTCAATTTCAGCCATTTTAGAACCTTTCCATAAGTTTGAGTTGACATTTTTTGAGTCACTTGCATCAATACATAGATCTTGATGATTGTTAGTAGGTTTTCCAAAGTCTGCTTGACTTTTATCATTGATGGTCATTGAACCTATACCCTGCTCACAAGTAGAATCAACAACCGAAGGAAGATCCAAGAGAAAAGACCAGATATTGGAAAGTTCAGCAGCAGATGGGCAGCCTGAATAGCAGTTGACCGGTTGTGTCTTATGTACAGAGCCAGAATTAGAGCCACTATGCGCCATCCAATCACAATTCTGACAAAGAGATAGGCTTTCCTCAACACATCTAACAAATGAGGGCTGTAAGTTGCACCTTTCACACAGAAGTGTCCTGGAATGGCGGCGTGAAAGTGCATTTGCGGAATGCACATTGCGATCACAGGACAAGCATAAACAGGCTGCATCAGAACGACAATACACCATTGATCTTTGTTCCCCGCAATAATCACACATATAACCCATGTTCAAGTTCAATCAAATCTCCCTCTAGATCAAGGGTTTGTTAAGAATGATATGATTTCACCCAACAATTAGAAAGCAGTTTCTTATATAAACAGTGATGGAGGAGTTAGTTCTTGCTGTACTGAACAACACCCAATTATAATACTACAGCAAGAAACCCAATCCAGTTTTGTTCCTTTTATGTAAACCAACCTGCATCAACAAGGCCGAAACACTCAATAAGATTCAAATGTAAATTGATGTCTTTTACAAAAACAATATGAGAAAAACAGGGCAATCAAATTAAATTCAATCTCACTCCGATTTTTGTAGAAAGCATACTTGTGTTGAAAGTAAAGGCTTTAACAGACAAATAGTACcgtagattatttttttttcactacaacaaaaagGATGCACGCTAGATTGAACCCTCCTACCACACTATGAGCATTTAGAATCTGCAAAAATATTATCCAAGATGATTCAAATACAGGCATTTTCTAAATCAGAAAGAACCATTATCAAGAAAGAATCTAATGCTGGGTAAAAATCTAAAGGATCAAATTAGGCAAATCTAATCCCTTttctttaacaaatatataatccttattttaacataaaatctcatattaataaaattcacAACACTTTTGCAGAAGACTTGAGCAATAATGAAATATCACCCAAAGCATAGAGGAAAAACTAGACTTCAACATCCTAAAGTACCAGATTCAAAGTAAAGACTCCCATGTA
This genomic window contains:
- the LOC108193056 gene encoding zinc finger protein CONSTANS-LIKE 10; this translates as MGYMCDYCGEQRSMVYCRSDAACLCLSCDRNVHSANALSRRHSRTLLCERCNLQPSFVRCVEESLSLCQNCDWMAHSGSNSGSVHKTQPVNCYSGCPSAAELSNIWSFLLDLPSVVDSTCEQGIGSMTINDKSQADFGKPTNNHQDLCIDASDSKNVNSNLWKGSKMAEIDKKRAEGNQQTESAKLTPTTVGGTKELDLCEDDDYYEDFNMDELELNIEKYEELFGVGHNDPQHLFNDDGIDSLFNMKRTGDDSNCQDAYAAEGSLIGLENIVQPTGSNAESADSMISCKTEPIACFARQTSNLSFSGLTGDSSTGGEYQDRGASPMLVMGEPPPWCTPESSLASSSRSSAVQRYKDKKKTRKFEKRVRYATRKARADVRKRVKGRFVKAGDAFDYDPLSQTRSF